One Candidatus Bathyarchaeota archaeon DNA window includes the following coding sequences:
- a CDS encoding threonine/serine dehydratase gives MYVKPTFIDILKAKNRISPYLSKTPLQEYPLLSKALGFKAYVKHENYQPTGAFKIRGGINLISQLSPEEQKQGVITASTGNHGQSIALASKMFGVKAVVCVQKGANHVKIEGIKSYGAEIVEEGRDFDQARENAERLSIEKGYRYIHSANEPLLISGVGTIGLEILEDLPDLDVVIAPVGAGSQISGICTCFKTATPNVEIIAVQSANAPSVYNSWRSGKLEVTDSAKTMADGLATRVAFELPVSIMKDLLDKFLLVTDEELEAAIRLYVEKAHTIAEGAGAASLAAGIKIRDKLQGKKVALILSGGNLPAEVLKDIL, from the coding sequence TTGTATGTAAAGCCCACATTTATTGATATTTTAAAGGCGAAAAATAGAATCTCCCCTTACCTCTCAAAAACTCCCCTGCAAGAGTATCCTCTTTTATCCAAGGCGCTCGGCTTCAAAGCCTATGTGAAGCACGAAAACTACCAGCCTACGGGGGCCTTTAAGATTCGGGGAGGCATCAATCTCATAAGCCAACTGAGCCCCGAAGAACAAAAACAAGGGGTGATCACGGCCTCCACGGGGAACCATGGCCAGTCAATAGCCCTCGCGAGTAAGATGTTCGGTGTAAAAGCAGTTGTCTGTGTCCAAAAGGGAGCAAACCACGTCAAGATCGAGGGGATAAAGAGCTATGGGGCAGAAATAGTTGAGGAGGGACGGGACTTTGACCAGGCAAGAGAGAACGCAGAGCGCCTTTCCATAGAAAAAGGGTACAGGTATATACACAGCGCTAACGAGCCCCTTCTCATCTCTGGGGTGGGCACAATTGGCCTAGAGATCCTAGAAGACCTTCCTGACTTGGATGTTGTGATCGCCCCGGTGGGAGCAGGCTCCCAAATATCAGGCATTTGCACGTGTTTCAAGACTGCAACCCCGAACGTCGAGATCATCGCTGTTCAGTCAGCTAACGCACCTAGCGTTTATAACAGTTGGAGGAGCGGGAAACTCGAGGTAACGGATTCTGCGAAAACGATGGCTGATGGACTTGCCACCCGGGTCGCTTTTGAGCTACCTGTTAGTATTATGAAGGATCTCCTCGATAAGTTCCTCCTTGTTACAGATGAGGAGCTCGAGGCCGCGATCAGGCTTTACGTAGAAAAAGCTCACACCATCGCAGAAGGAGCAGGCGCGGCTTCACTCGCCGCGGGAATTAAGATCCGAGACAAACTCCAAGGGAAGAAGGTTGCCCTCATCCTAAGTGGTGGGAATTTGCCTGCGGAGGTGCTCAAGGATATTCTGTAA